The following proteins come from a genomic window of Trifolium pratense cultivar HEN17-A07 linkage group LG4, ARS_RC_1.1, whole genome shotgun sequence:
- the LOC123924396 gene encoding LOW QUALITY PROTEIN: late embryogenesis abundant protein 6 (The sequence of the model RefSeq protein was modified relative to this genomic sequence to represent the inferred CDS: inserted 2 bases in 1 codon), giving the protein MYLLVKHFQLILQVMQSTMEKLKNKASAAKEQADIYKAKIEEKAEKARARTKEEKVIAHERAKAKEAKAKMELHEAKAEHAAEKLSAKQSHYYGHNEPPVGVHQPQXMVGNQPLGSIPKPGTTAPTYPLGGGNLPRNNQI; this is encoded by the exons ATGTACCTGTTGGTTAAACACTTCCAACTTATATTACAAGTGATGCAATCTACAATggaaaaactgaaaaacaagGCTAGTGCTGCTAAGGAACAAGCTGACATCTATAAAGCCAAAATAGAGGAAAAG GCAGAGAAAGCAAGGGCAAGAACAAAGGAGGAGAAAGTGATAGCACATGAGCGTGCAAAAGCTAAGGAAGCTAAAGCAAAAATGGAGCTACATGAAGCTAAAGCAGAGCATGCAGCAGAGAAGCTAAGTGCCAAACAATCACATTATTATGGTCACAATGAACCCCCAGTTGGGGTTCATCAGCCACA AATGGTAGGAAATCAACCTCTTGGGTCAATTCCTAAGCCTGGAACCACTGCTCCAACTTATCCACTAGGAGGAGGAAACCTTCCACGGAATAATCAGATATAG
- the LOC123924324 gene encoding AT-hook motif nuclear-localized protein 8-like produces the protein MDSRSPQQQPPPQQSTIMVGPTSYAPTNTSMISPNSSATNLMAPATARFPFSSSQQSEPFSVTHDAPPSSPSTLAKKKRGRPRKYSPDGNIALGLAPTRVSSPAAATSASAGDSGNADAPPKKHRGRPPGSGKKQLDALGAGGTGFTPHVIVVESGEDITEKVMSFLQIGPRTVVILSAVGAISCVTLRQPTLSGGVARYEGQYEIISLSGDMQLSENNGEQNRTSSLYVSLAGADGRVLGGAVAGMLTAASAVQVIVGSFIMDQKKSSSSMVKSGPSSAPNSQMLNFGAPTTPTSPTSQGPSTESSEENDHNSNFSRGPGIYNNANQPVHNNMQQMYHHPLWAGQSHQ, from the exons ATGGATTCCCGCTCACcacaacaacaaccaccaccacaacAATCAACCATCATGGTGGGACCCACATCTTACGCTCCAACAAACACCTCCATGATCAGCCCTAATTCCTCCGCCACCAACCTCATGGCACCCGCCACCGCTCGATTTCCTTTCTCCTCTTCTCAACAATCGGAGCCATTCTCCGTCACTCACGACGCTCCTCCTTCCTCTCCGTCTACTCTTGCTAAGAAAAAACGTGGCCGTCCTAGGAAATACTCCCCTGATGGTAACATTGCTCTTGGTTTGGCTCCTACTCGTGTTTCTTCTCCCGCCGCTGCTACTTCCGCCTCCGCTGGTGATTCCGGTAACGCTGATGCTCCTCCTAAGAAACATAGAGGAAGACCTCCTGGTTCTGGGAAGAAACAGTTAGATGCGCTTG GTGCTGGTGGGACTGGATTCACTCCACACGTAATTGTGGTGGAGTCTGGTGAG GACATTACCGAAAAAGTTATGTCCTTTTTACAGATAGGGCCTCGGACGGTTGTTATTCTTTCTGCAGTTGGTGCAATCAGCTGTGTAACCCTTCGACAGCCAACATTATCTGGCGGTGTTGCAAGATATGAG GGCCAATATGAGATCATATCATTATCAGGTGATATGCAGCTATCTGAAAATAATGGTGAACAGAACAGAACAAGCAGTTTATACGTTTCCCTTGCTGGGGCTGATGGACGAGTTTTGGGTGGTGCAGTTGCTGGAATGCTAACTGCAGCGTCGGCTGTACAG GTCATTGTTGGTAGCTTTATAATGGATCAGAAAAAGTCAAGCTCGAGTATGGTGAAATCTGGGCCTTCTTCAGCACCAAATTCGCAAATGCTGAACTTTGGAGCTCCTACGACTCCAACTAGTCCCACCTCTCAAGGGCCTTCAACCGAATCCTCGGAGGAAAATGATCACAATAGTAACTTTAGTAGGGGTCCTGGAATCTACAATAATGCTAATCAGCCTGTTCATAATAATATGCAGCAGATGTACCACCATCCACTATGGGCTGGCCAATCTCATCAGTGA